In the genome of Propionispora hippei DSM 15287, one region contains:
- the uvsE gene encoding UV DNA damage repair endonuclease UvsE — MLLRFGYVAIALDVPQGSPNKTVTVKVLEKITDPSGRLHRLRRILRENLETTLRVLRYNAKNKIHLYRFTSKTVPLATHPLTAGWNYIEEYRPQWEELGDYIRQNDLRVSAHPDHFTLLNSPQPEVLAASLQDLEYHARLFDAMKLPLGPQLVLHIGGLYKDKTAAMDRFVQQYTRLPAALGQRLMLENDDKSYHAADVLALCRKTGCPMILDVHHHACLPCDIPLTKLWPDIVATWQGKRPKIHISSPKSAKDFRSHADFVNAADLTEFLAVAKDCGQDVDIMVEAKQKDLALFRLVEDLARLPGITRVEPAALEL, encoded by the coding sequence ATGCTGCTTCGCTTCGGGTATGTCGCCATTGCCCTGGATGTGCCTCAGGGCTCGCCTAATAAAACGGTTACCGTAAAAGTACTGGAAAAGATCACCGACCCGTCAGGACGCCTGCACCGTCTGCGGCGCATCCTGCGGGAAAACCTGGAAACCACTCTGCGGGTGCTGCGCTACAATGCCAAAAACAAAATCCATCTCTACCGTTTCACCTCTAAGACAGTCCCTTTAGCCACCCATCCGCTAACGGCCGGCTGGAACTATATTGAGGAATACCGACCCCAATGGGAAGAATTGGGCGACTATATTCGCCAGAACGACCTGCGGGTAAGCGCTCATCCCGATCATTTTACCCTGCTCAACAGTCCGCAACCTGAAGTCCTGGCAGCCTCACTGCAGGATCTCGAATACCACGCCCGCCTGTTTGACGCTATGAAACTGCCGCTGGGGCCGCAGCTTGTCCTGCACATCGGCGGTCTGTATAAAGACAAGACTGCCGCGATGGACCGCTTTGTCCAGCAATACACCCGCCTGCCGGCTGCCCTTGGGCAGCGGCTTATGCTGGAAAACGACGACAAGAGTTATCATGCGGCCGATGTGCTGGCCCTCTGCCGTAAGACAGGCTGTCCCATGATACTCGATGTCCACCATCACGCCTGCCTGCCCTGCGATATACCGCTGACGAAGCTCTGGCCGGACATCGTGGCCACCTGGCAGGGCAAACGGCCCAAAATCCATATATCCAGTCCAAAAAGCGCCAAGGATTTTCGCAGCCATGCCGATTTTGTCAATGCCGCCGATCTGACTGAGTTCCTTGCCGTAGCCAAAGACTGCGGCCAAGACGTTGACATCATGGTGGAGGCCAAGCAAAAGGACCTGGCCCTCTTCCGTCTGGTGGAAGACTTGGCCCGGCTGCCCGGCATAACCCGGGTGGAACCGGCGGCGCTGGAACTGTAA
- a CDS encoding ABC transporter ATP-binding protein/permease → MRRGIVLKRAWRIARAFWLSEEKWAAWRLLLVVVALNLGTVYISTRINVWHSAFYQSIQSYDEQGFIHSIITFCVLSLVLVVLRGYQLYARMLLHIRWRRWLTKEYLSHWLQGQTYYRLQLLAGNEADNPDQRISEDVEQFVQLTLRLSLDLLQDLVTVSSFVYILWNLSGVLTLRLGDTVIPVYGYLVWMAFLYAGAGTYWTVKLGRPLVRLDYDQQRFEADFRFFLSRLRENAESIAFYQGERQEELHALGKFRYIMDNFLQIRSVRRKLLWLTSGYSQTAVIFAVLVAAPRYFSNQIHLGQMFQIADAYGHVQSGFSFVVDSFTRLAQWRAVINRLNHFLVYMELVHMAPSAYDRLERTQGSQTGFAIDALDVQKPDGQLLVRQLTAVFKPGDRVLICGPSGCGKSTLLRTLTGIWPYAAGHVRQPQTAAVMFIPQKSYMPIGTLRQALLYPGTARTVNGQELVATLELCRLSHLSGRLEEVLEWDKVLSLGEQQRVAFARVLLQRPNWLFLDEATSALDEETERFMYETVGRRLPQTTLISVGHRRTLLTYHRRRLELDGRGGWRLSAIGS, encoded by the coding sequence ATGCGGCGTGGTATTGTGCTGAAACGGGCATGGCGAATTGCCAGGGCCTTTTGGTTGTCCGAGGAAAAGTGGGCGGCCTGGAGGCTGCTCCTGGTAGTTGTGGCGTTGAATTTGGGAACCGTATATATTTCGACGCGGATTAACGTATGGCACAGCGCCTTTTATCAGTCCATTCAGAGCTATGATGAGCAGGGCTTTATTCATTCTATTATCACCTTTTGTGTATTGTCGCTGGTATTGGTTGTACTGCGTGGTTATCAACTGTATGCCCGCATGCTGCTGCATATTCGCTGGCGGCGATGGCTGACCAAGGAATATTTGTCGCACTGGCTGCAAGGGCAGACCTATTACCGGCTCCAACTGCTGGCAGGAAATGAGGCGGATAACCCGGACCAGCGGATTAGCGAAGACGTGGAACAGTTTGTTCAGCTTACGCTCCGGTTATCGCTTGATCTGCTGCAGGATCTGGTTACCGTATCGTCCTTCGTCTATATTTTGTGGAACCTGTCAGGAGTGTTAACGCTACGGCTGGGCGATACGGTCATCCCTGTATACGGGTATCTGGTTTGGATGGCTTTTCTCTACGCCGGCGCCGGCACCTATTGGACAGTCAAGCTGGGGCGGCCGTTGGTGCGGCTTGATTATGACCAGCAGCGCTTTGAAGCGGATTTCCGGTTTTTCCTGTCCCGTCTGCGGGAAAACGCCGAAAGCATCGCCTTTTACCAGGGGGAGCGCCAGGAAGAACTGCATGCCCTGGGTAAGTTCCGGTACATTATGGACAATTTCCTGCAGATTCGCAGTGTGCGCCGCAAACTGCTGTGGCTCACCAGCGGCTACTCCCAAACGGCGGTGATTTTTGCCGTGCTGGTGGCTGCTCCCCGATATTTCAGCAACCAGATTCATTTGGGGCAGATGTTTCAGATTGCCGATGCCTATGGCCATGTGCAAAGCGGCTTTTCTTTTGTGGTTGACAGCTTTACGCGGCTGGCGCAGTGGCGGGCGGTCATTAACCGGCTTAATCATTTTTTGGTGTATATGGAGCTGGTACATATGGCGCCATCCGCCTATGACCGGCTGGAACGGACACAGGGATCGCAGACCGGTTTTGCCATCGACGCGCTGGACGTCCAGAAGCCGGACGGCCAGCTTTTGGTACGACAGCTTACGGCTGTGTTCAAGCCAGGCGACCGGGTGCTGATTTGCGGTCCGTCAGGCTGCGGTAAAAGCACACTGCTGCGGACTTTGACGGGAATCTGGCCTTATGCTGCCGGACATGTCAGACAGCCCCAGACGGCGGCTGTCATGTTTATTCCGCAAAAATCATATATGCCCATCGGTACGCTGCGCCAGGCGCTGCTTTATCCGGGGACAGCAAGAACGGTCAACGGGCAGGAACTGGTAGCGACATTGGAGCTGTGCCGCCTGTCGCATTTAAGCGGGCGGCTGGAGGAGGTGCTGGAGTGGGATAAGGTGCTGTCGCTGGGCGAGCAGCAGCGGGTAGCTTTTGCCCGGGTGCTGCTGCAAAGGCCCAACTGGCTCTTCCTGGATGAGGCGACCTCCGCCCTGGATGAGGAAACTGAGCGGTTTATGTACGAGACAGTCGGAAGGCGGCTGCCGCAAACCACCCTGATCAGTGTCGGTCACCGCCGGACTCTGTTGACTTATCACCGGCGCCGGCTGGAACTGGACGGACGGGGCGGCTGGCGCTTAAGTGCTATAGGGTCCTGA